Part of the Capsicum annuum cultivar UCD-10X-F1 chromosome 12, UCD10Xv1.1, whole genome shotgun sequence genome is shown below.
TAACACGGAGGTTAAGAATTTTGAGGCCTAGAATTTAAGTTGTTTTCTTGATTCTTATGTATCAATGTTTTAATTCACTAGATTCACTTTTCCTTGATTTGAAATTCACGTTATAACAGTGAGGAAAATAGTTGTTCATACCTAAATATGATTGCAGATTCTGGGATTTTTGTGCCGTATCTTTAACAAACTCGTTAATCAATTATTTCTcactttttcttggtttcttggtATAGTTTTCTGGGACCTGGGTGGTCTGGGTTGTTGGGGGGGTACCATTGATTAAAGAGGTTAAAGTTTTCTTTTTATTAGGAGCTTGTAATCTAGTTAAGTACTGATTTAAGTATGTTATTGCATTTTACCTAATTTACCTCCTCCTAGGTGAGTATCCCTTTTTTTCTATTAGCTCCTGTAGCTATGGATATTTAAGATAATCTATGTATCTTTTTCCATCTTATTATGCCAAAATGATCTTCCAAGCATATGTTCTTATTCCATAGAGGGACGATTTAAGATATTATGTATATTGGGCTCTTTCTTGGTCAATGATAGTGGTGGATCTTGGGGTAGGATTGGTAGCGTAAgtatttctcttgatagtccAGATGGTCGCGTGATAGGTGGTGGAGTTGGAGGTGTTCTAATTGCAGTAACTCCAATTCAGGTAGTATTTCAATCCGTCTATCTTattgaaatctattttatatcttCGAAAAGAAACACTTAGGTAATTGTCTATCTTCATCTTACGATACAATGATGATTTATTTGCAAGTAAGTGTGAAACTTTATATGGTTGCTCCCGTTTTATTCTACACGCGCCTTTGAATCTCAAAAATTTTGGCTGGTTTTAGATCTATATAGTTATGTGATCATCAGTAAATCATGACGAAATTGGTCTTcctaaataaaattcaaatcgtTGACTTTTCACTTACCCCTCGAAAGCCTGATACTAAAAGTGAATGACTTTAGGTAATAGTGGGAAGCTTTTTATGCTCAAGTTCAAAGGCAAAGAAAAGAGCTGCACAAAGTGTATAGGGTGCAGAAACTTCAGATGTTCAGACCACTGACAATTTCGTAAATCCATCTGATGCTCTTTCAAACCAGAATCTCACACCATCCTCGTCAATGGGAATATGGCCTAGTTCAAGACAGATGGATCTACAAACTGGCCATATTGACATTGATTTGATGCGAGGATGATTACGTCAAATATAGGTAGACGAGTGAGCactgtatatattgtgttatgtTTACCAGAATTACTAATGTCAATGCCATCAACCTGTCTTTAGTATAACTTGGATTACTATCACTCCACTTAGGTGAGCCATTTAGTTATTTTGCACATAAATCTTCTCCACGCAATTACTTATGCAATAGTGATAGACCTCAATGGAAAAAATCTAAAGTTAAACCTGAGCACAAACATTACCTTGgtttaaaaaaaatttgttgcTCGTATCACACAGTACCTTGGTTCCTTACTTTTAAAGTGAACACACACATCTGTATTCCAAGAAGCTTGTGGACCTTTGGATTTATATGTTTTTTActggtattgttgttgtttttgttgttgctgGTGGTGTTTGCTTTTTCTTCTCGATCCTTTGAGTCTTCCACTGGTCATTTATCTTCCCTTCCCTTGCCCATTTTCTTTGTTTGACTGCAGTTTGTTTTCTTATTGATGTAGAATAGAAGCAACCTTAATAAAACTCTATTCATCTTCAAGTTGTGATATGGAAGTGCTACTAAGGTTTGTGTATACTCTTGAACTCGCTCTCTTTTTAACTGATGAAGTATTTAATTATGCTTAGTGTGAAGATATGATGTACATATTGGGCGATACTTGGATCATCTAAATTGATTATGCATTATAATGAAACTATCAAATTAAAGTTCTTTATTGTCATCTACATTGAACAAATGGTTATTTCTTCATCTCCTCGAGCTTTCTTTGCACTTGtgtttaaaaattgaatttgatactTTGATATATTTACTTAGTTGATTTATGTCGAGCATATAAGGTGAAGTGATGTactaaatttttgttttattgttgCAGGAGTTACTTGATTTAGGTGAAACAGTAAGAATTGAAAGTCGaggatttgattattttttggccTGTGATAGAAGCTGGCAATTTAAACTGAAAGTCGATGACTTAATTAAATATATCATGTTTTTGAGTTGAAACTAATATAATGGGATGTTACCTAAGTTTTTTGGTctctaattatatatatcatgttTTTGTATCTAGATTCTCGATAGCAATTTggtatttatttgatgaaatttattattttgtgatattaggcTCATTTGTGGTCAATTAGAGACTAGAAATATTGCTCGCCTTCAAATATTTATCTAGGATGAGATGTTGCTCATCTTTAATGGTTGATCTACGACTAGAATATGTCTCATCCTTAAAGGTTGATCTAGGAAAAAATTTTACTCGTCGCTAAAGGATAACTATGACCATGTAGTTAGTCCATTTGGGATGAGAAATACCTTTGCaaaaagataattatgatgaggtagttagtctatttgagataagaaatactgtcgctaaaagataattatgataaAGTGGTTAGTCTATTTGGGACGAGATTGCTCGCTGCAAAAAGATAATTACGATGAGGTAGTTGGTCTATTTGAGACAAGAAATAGCATCgctaaatattatttatgacaAGGTAGTTAGTTTATTTGGGATGATATTGGTCATTGCAAAACAATAATTAATACCAGTTAGTTAGTCGATTGGGACAAGATATGCCGTCACTAAAAGGTAATTAAGATCAATTTTTTTACCATCGAAATGGGCATTAGGGACCAGTTTTTTGGACTCGTCACTAATGACCTTTAGCGGCGGAGCCTGTTAGGACGGACCGTGACCGGATTTTTCCAATCCCAAAAGAATAATTAGGACAAGATTTGAACTTTCTGGGACCATATTTCCCTTCCTCATAGGTTGTTTTTCTTGTAGTGTATAATAGCATGTTATCACAAAAATCTTTTGGAAATAAATGGGCATaatatgatgagtttcaacaacattTTTGTCCTACGTAATTCAATTTACTTCAGCACTATGGAGACAAGTTCACACTTTCATCGACTGCCAAATCTCGATTTGCCACCATGATCGAAGTACTAGTGAGGGGAGGGCATGTAAGATTACAAAGCAGGGTGCCACAAGCCCCAATCAAGTCAATATGTTGTGGTTGgactcaagatcacaaagcagggatcctaaccatagtcccaaattagGACAACATAATACTAGGTACACAGGATAAAATAGTAGGGTACCAAGGTCCCTTGTAGGCAAATCATAGTTTCCAGCATTGAGTTTTTTGATTCGTGAtttcttcgagtaaccatctaACCCACATTGGTCCAATTTTAAGtttattataagaaaacataCATCATACACacaacattcttttcttttttcattcatGGACAAATTCTCAattgggtatcgtcataccctgacttgcaagccATCTATATCACATCGATTCTCAGCATCTCTTATACAAATGATTTATATGAATCCtagtaatattttcttttattcaacaCATGCATATTGATTCCCAACACTTTAATAGTCAAGAAATTTTCATCAATGATAAAGTAGCACAACATTAGCTAAACATAATTTTTATGATCAAAAGGTCTTTTAAAACTCCTGCTCTCAATAGTTTAACATTAGTATCATATGGGGTACATAAACATCATCGTGGGGATTAAAAGATTCACAAATCATATTCATAACACCGTTAAAAAGCCAAAGCACATGTCCACAAATTCAACACTCAAGATTTATGAGAAAAACAACCCCAtgatctttcaatattcttctcaaaaCCTTAACACAATGCATGCTTTTTGGTAAAACAAAAAGCCACACTTATAATCATATACATACTTAAGTAACTATTAAAAACTTGTAGTAAAATCATGCCCATGTGATTAGGACAACCCTACGTACTATAGTTTTCTTAGAATGGAGACTGGAACCCAGATATTGATTaaattcttggaattcttgactATAAGGATGAACTCTCAATCTTTGGTTAAAGGattagggttttaatttgagaggatATGAGTAGTTTCTGATGTATTTAGCCCTAaccaaattttaatttcattttataaCTGAGTTAAGATGAGGGAAATATACTAAAATACCACTCTTAAcccaaattttaaaagaaaaacacaaaCTGGACACCCGATGCATTACCCGACGCGATGCATCAAGATCACAATGAGCCACTCATTTGGCCAACATGATTACCAATGTGCAATATCGATATCACATTGAGCCACTGTCTTTTTCACCCAAACGCTCCCCAAATATTGTCTGGAAAATTAGAAACTTTTCCAAGACAACCCCTTTACACACCTGAATATAAATCAACTTAAATATCCATATCTCAAAGTTGGAAAAATTGATGTAGAAATCATGAAAGTTTAGGAtcttaaaataaggctaagtcaCTTGAACACTAAGAAAATTTCAAGTTCCTAGCTTCTTAAGAATGCTACTAGGTGTGGTACTATGCCAAAAATTttgtagggtgttacattatcccctcccCCCGAGATCATTCGTCCCTAAATTATGGTGAGGGACACAGGTGAGTATGATTAATCTTACTAAAGAGAAGGTAAAAAGAATAGGGGAAAGATTTAACCTCCTATATCATCATTCATAGGATCAAAGAGTTTTGGGTATCTTGCACGCATATCATCTTTcaactcccaagtagcttcctcagtcttttgattcttccacaacaccttaaccgaaGAAATTTCCTTGCTTCTTAACTTTTGAACTTGGTGATCAAAAATAGCAACGGTTTCTTCTTTGTATGACAGAGAGTCTTTCACATTGATTTCCTATATAGGTACCACTAAGGAATGGTccccaatgcacttcttcaacatggacacatagaACACGGGATGTACAGAAGCCAAACTATTGGGAAATTCTAATTCATATGGAACCCTACCTATTCTTCCCATAAcctggtatggtcctatataccaaggactcaactttcctttcttctcGAATCGAATatctcccttcataggggagacttttaaaacacccaatcaccaacgtTCCTTATTTTAATCCTTAAGGACAAAGATGTTTTCAAGACTTGGGAAATGTTATGAATAGAGGTTAAAGAGGAAATAAATAATGAAGAGTAAGTGAACAATATTAACTGCAACTTAAAATAAAGGGTTGagatttatttttgattaatgaGAAGTAATGGCTGAGATCATTTTGGAGGTTTTTATCAATAAACTATCAGAGGATAGAGGGGTAGTCACAAATTCCAATAATTGTCATACTTCTTCCATCCttttatctctcttcttttcttttcttcatcttctcttcatctacttcttcttctccaagtttctcttctacttttttttctgCAAATTCAAGCTAGCAATGGCGATCCACATTTTTGTTTTATGTCTATTTTTGCTCAAATTATCTATAAGTGTAATTTCCTTTTGATAAGTCAGAAAAACATCCCAAAAAAAGACTTCATCTTCTTATTACAATTTAGCCCTTAATTTGCAATTAAGTTGTTAGTTCATAACATCATTCCCCTCCCTCAACAATTTTTTTggtataaaagaaatttttttgtgaTGATAAAGGTTTTGCATTACTTTTCATTGTTACAAAGTTGCTAATAATATCTGTGAAATATTTTGGaggaaattaaaaaattttatgcaATAGGTATATTTTTACCCATTAAGTGTTgtcattgatattttatttcattggtTTCCATAATCGTTGCGATGAGTctacctattgcaatggttaatCTTCAATAATGATTGTTCTAGCACTACATATTAGCTAGTAGAACTACTATTTTTTGCTATAGTTGGAACCGTTGCAATGGACCTCCTATATAAATACTTTAACAACTGTTGCCATAAGGGTGATTTTCAATAGTAAAAGTCAATTTTCTGGACGATGCCATTAGTAgtttgtctatgggaagtgttacCCATGTTGAGGATAAATAAAGGATTTGGTTTATGATGTTCTTCAGCTTGCTAGGTTGTGAGTTTTATTGGTTGATTCAGCCGAAGGTAGTGCGTGTgttcaaaatagtttagaatctttaTTGGTTATAGAGATAAAGGAAAATCAAGATAGTGATCCTCTATTTCTTAAGTTAAAAAAGAAAGTTTGAGATCAGAAGGTTGATGTTTTCTTCTAAGGGGGGATAGTGTCCGTCGATGCCAGGGCAAATTATGTGTTTTGAGTGtggatgatttgaggcagcaaatGTTAGCAGAGGTTCATGGTTCTCAATATATATTTATCTAGAAGTTATTAAGATGTACCATGGCTTGCAGGAAGACtgttggtggaatggcatgaagaaggatatcgcAGAATTCATGGATAAGTGTTCAAATtgcagcaagttaaggttgagcgcCATAGGCCAAGTGGTACACTTAAGGAATTAAGCTTTTACACTTGTAAGTGGGATGTAGTGAATATGGAATTCATCACGTGGTTGCCTCATACTCtttatcagcatgattctatttggatttGTAAAACCCTATATTAGTCTCGACTCATTTCAGCTcttagtgcatgcataagaggcttagaacctgaaaatgtAGATCTCTTATTTGCAAAATCAATGAAGtccccttggtcaaagttcattggcggaataagtctgttgagggagctacttaggtaACAGAGGCTGACGTGattaccaagtaccctcatcatTTCTCCGCTAATTGAgactcagtttaaggtaacatttttcattatattatctcttttccattctcagttccagccatataatcatgttcatgtcattgcaagcattcacgaatcagttcagtcatgtatcagttttaagacttagtcatgtaatcatgttgtcaGTTATGAATGTTCATGGTGTGATTTAAATTTCCTTAGTATTATCTACTTAATCAATCTAATTTGAgtacgaatgttcccaagagggatatATTATAATAGAGTACATTAGTCTCAGCTCCGTTCAGCTCTTAGAACTCTAAAATTTTGCTAAttattggggacttagttttaattttgacctcttaacttcaatgattttaaAGTGATTATTTTGAACCCAAGACAtatgtttttgagttaattcatatttatgggtgtaaggagcatgtcttggGGAAGTCTTGTTTTTTTTCGGATGAGatttgggtcgtgtttggattttgattccattAGCTCACCCCGATTGCATTGCGTTGCACCCTATTTAGCGATGATCATGTCATCACATCTCTCAAGGCATCCAATAGGCATTCCAATTGCGAATTTAAATTCGAGGGGGCAGTCTTGTCTTTTACCCTCTCCCCTATCCATAATAACAAGGGATTTACCTTCAGTTAAGGCTTTATTTAACCACTTTCTCcaattttattctcaaataaaccctaagtTTTCCCCTAGTTCGCCAAATTAAATCCTCTCCCCTTCatgaaaactcaagaattcaagcttcatcATCCAAGAACATTTAAGGAAGTTGTCCCCCTTATAGATTTAAGCATtaaaggtatgtttgatgttcatcaattgacccttttaacccatagagtccaataatctatttttatgttttaattcatgaGTTTACATACTTATAATGAGTTATCTTCAAgaagttttgatgaatttcaattatacatgatgtttacaagtgttttccaTTGAAAGTGGCTCTTACATATTTGAATGAACAAAATTCCATTTTAAATCCCCAATTCACTTTTTTGTGTTATAATAATGTTATTCCCCATGTTTGAATCATTCACAAACTTATGTTCCTGAATttaatgtgtttgatgaaatgcctaaatgatttgAAATGGGAACTATAATTCCCTATTATGTtattcaaagctttcatgtgtccatATTGTTAATTCTAGTCTATGATGTGGGCTATGACTACCCAAAACATAGTTTTTTTACTTAATCTTAGTATCtttcagaatggttttagatatgtatgagcattattcattcagttagttaacatAATCAGTTATACTTAGATAATTTCAGCAATTAGTGTCAGTTaagttagaagtaggatttagcactgagttaacctagggatgggggctcacccgccagctaggactgggtccttagaagcatTCCCTATGTTCTAGAACTAAGTATCCTGCATAGGTTTATTACATGTCACTTGTCAGTTTAGGACTGACAATCTcagagatgtcacccgccagtttaggactaacaATCTCTTAAGGGTCACCAACAAGTTTAGGACTGAATGATTAGTTTTCAGGAtagtagcttagtggatccacatagccattatttgtacccatggcacggtattgacacccttcaaactagggttactggttggaccACAGTTATCCCACATTAGCACATATCGGctagatgataccttccacagtcttagTCCAGTTTTCAATATAGAATTCAGATTCAAGTTTGTTAGACCATATCATACAGTTATTAGTTTTCAGTTATCAGCATTTCAATACTTCAGTTTACATACTATTTCATATGTTATGcctggtcatgcattcttagattttaaggttttatgtatttatattcagTCATTCCATGCTActcatttattcagttattattcatgtacatgaacccatgcatatcagctaACCTCATCTcttatactagtatattcaaagcactgaccacatactcttttcttgcactatgatttttaatatcataggttcggacactcagacTCCTGGCCATGCTTAGCTAGATCATCTTATCAGTAGcagcaatagtggtgagtccttatccaccAAGGACAAGATTATCTTATATTATGCTATGTCAGTAGTTGAGTTATTGAATCAGTCAtaattagttgggggtttatcccatcaactccatagtcagtaagttttagaggattttagacatttagacagatagatagattatcagttgtttttatcagtactttcagtatGTTTCTAGACGTTCAGAACTAtaattcaatatttctttcaattctaaaaccttatggcattatcagCTGATTTTTCATATATgtctttattattaatatattatttagtgcttataGTAGGTATGAgttcatgggttaggttgtggtcttttgggatcataagcaccgttgtcgcaactagggggtagcctcaggtcatgacagaagttggtattagagcctaaggttttatagtgtcctaAAGGGTTTGAAAGTCACATTGAGTTGACTCATGTACAtaggtgtgaagcgtgccataattatgaacaagaggctacgagaagttttaggaaaagttacccaagttttagtatttatgtcatgagaaggagcatgagctcaatttatactctctttctaattcaatctttcttccatttacagaacatgcctcatagaaataaaaacaaaagaagtaaTAGGAAACGGCCTGCACATCCACTTGTTCAGGAAGAttccctaaatgagcatgttcCTCATAtgagtttagagttgcattcgATCATTTACCTTACTTAGTAGCAACTCAGTATAACCAGTAGGATGCTATTCCAACCAATCTAGTGGCTAATACAGCTGCAACTAGGTTTTGAGACTTCACTGGAATGAAGCCTCCCCTGTTTTTAGGATCAAAGTTTGATAAGGATCCGCAgaagtttcttgacttggtttaGAAGGTGACGTATATTATGTGTATCATATTTAGTGAGAGTCCATAGTTGGGTGCTTATAGTTGTAGGATATAGCTAACACCTAGTAGAAGCAATGAAAGGAGGATAGGGGCATGGATGCAGGGTTTATAGAGTGGGAAAAGTTTTCCACTGATTGTTTAGTCGGGTTCTTTCGATTATAGTTGAGGGTAGTTAGggtgttggagtttattaatttgaagcaaggtaatatgagtgtgaaggagtattcgcTTAAGTTTATTCAGTTGGCAAGTTATTCTCCTCATATGGAgtctgataataggtctagagtGAGTAAGTTTGCTTTTGGTGTACCTTATAATGtgatcaaggagtgtaggaccaaatgtttattaaggagatggacatatctaggattatggtccttgctcaatagattaaggaacagaaacttaaggagaaattgagGGACAATAGaagggccaaaataggtagctttaacttttcttACACATGGCTATAGGATGGTAACCATTCACAGTTCCATAAAAAACTTTCAGCTctagctctatcctcagctagtgtgccagcgcaaaagttcaaaaataatagtTGGATAGGGCGCTTGGCCCTGAGcctcagggtagtgtgaacagtggtcgtactaatccttTTTgtgagaaatatggtagaaatcattaggGTGTGTGAAGATCTTCTAatatgtatgttattgttgtGGCAAGCTATGCCACAAATTTAGAGAGTGTCTAGTACTAACTCAGAGGGGAAAGGATTTGGGCCAACAGGGCCTGTCCAATTATCTGTCAACTCCAACAGGTCACCTGACTCAGCACCGCGCTAATTTTAGTGCCACTAGTGGTCAACGGCAAAACTGTCTTTATACACTCT
Proteins encoded:
- the LOC107839164 gene encoding LOW QUALITY PROTEIN: AT-hook motif nuclear-localized protein 9 (The sequence of the model RefSeq protein was modified relative to this genomic sequence to represent the inferred CDS: substituted 1 base at 1 genomic stop codon), which encodes MESLILLEEGGWLSITYGVGFAPHVIMIAVGEDITKKIMSFSQQGPRSICILSTNGVVSTITLYQPSTSGGTVIYEGRFKILCILGSFLVNDSGGSWGRIGSVSISLDSPDGRVIGGGVGGVLIAVTPIQVIVGSFLCSSSKAKKRAAQSVXGAETSDVQTTDNFVNPSDALSNQNLTPSSSMGIWPSSRQMDLQTGHIDIDLMRG